The following proteins come from a genomic window of Actinomycetota bacterium:
- a CDS encoding DUF899 domain-containing protein, whose amino-acid sequence MKTPPIVSPQEWEAARQELLVKEKELTRARDGLAAERRRMPWLAVDKAYQFDGPDGMASLLDLFDGRRQLIVYRAFYGPEVTTYAEGGSYPERACVGCSFVADQVAHPAHLNARDTTLVFASRAPQAEIQGLKERHGWEHIPWYTITDDFDKDFDVDEWHGTNAFLREGDRIFRTYFIDARGDEQMGNTWNYLDITALGRQEEWEDSPEGYPQTPPYQWWNYHDAYSEGK is encoded by the coding sequence GAGCTGCTCGTGAAGGAAAAGGAGCTGACCCGCGCCCGTGACGGGCTCGCCGCCGAGCGTCGGCGGATGCCATGGCTGGCCGTGGACAAGGCGTACCAGTTCGACGGGCCCGACGGCATGGCGAGCCTGCTCGACCTCTTCGATGGCCGCCGTCAGTTGATCGTCTACCGCGCCTTCTACGGGCCCGAGGTCACCACCTACGCCGAGGGCGGCTCATATCCGGAGCGGGCGTGCGTGGGCTGCTCGTTCGTCGCCGACCAGGTCGCGCACCCCGCCCACCTGAACGCGCGGGACACGACGCTGGTGTTCGCCTCGCGCGCCCCCCAGGCCGAGATCCAGGGCCTGAAGGAGCGCCACGGATGGGAGCACATCCCCTGGTACACGATCACCGACGACTTCGACAAGGACTTCGACGTCGACGAGTGGCACGGCACCAACGCGTTTCTCCGCGAGGGCGACCGGATCTTCCGCACCTACTTCATCGACGCCCGCGGCGACGAGCAGATGGGGAACACCTGGAACTACCTCGACATCACCGCGCTCGGCCGCCAGGAGGAATGGGAGGACTCGCCAGAGGGTTACCCGCAAACCCCGCCGTACCAGTGGTGGAACTACCACGACGCCTACAGCGAGGGCAAGTGA